The sequence ATTGATTATAAGCATGCCATTGGCGCAAACGGATTAATTTATGTCGGAATGGGATTTGGGTATGAATCAGCCAGCTTTCGGGGAATGAAAGCTGGCTTAACCAATTAAGGCAACACTTTCGCTGACAGGATAGTGATCGGCTTAACAGGCACATTCTGATACGGGCCGACGTTTTCCGTCTGAACCTGGGAGATTTTCTCTACCACATCCATGCCTTTTACCACTTTACCGAACACGGCATAACCAAAGTCACGTTGGCCATGATCGAGGAAAGCATTGTCTGCTACGTTGAGGAAAAACTGGCTGGTGGCGCTATCTTTATCTGCGGTACGGGCCATCGAGATGGTGCCACGCAGGTTGCGCAAGCCATTATCCGCTTCGTTTTTGATTGGCGTTTTAGCGGTTTTTTGTTTGAAATCAGCGGTAAAGCCGCCACCCTGAACCATAAAACCAGGAATAACACGGTGGAAAATGGTGTTGTTGTAGTAGCCGTTATTGACGTAATCAACGAAGTTTTGTGTTGAAATCGGGGCCTTCTGGCTATTGAGTTCCAACTCAATATTCCCAACCGACGTCGTTAACAGCACATGAGGTTCACCGGCAGCTAAAGCGGCGGGCGCCACGGCGCTTAGGGAACAAAGTGCGATGAAGGTCACTAAAGTACG comes from Yersinia bercovieri ATCC 43970 and encodes:
- the ppiA gene encoding peptidylprolyl isomerase A; the protein is MFKRTLVTFIALCSLSAVAPAALAAGEPHVLLTTSVGNIELELNSQKAPISTQNFVDYVNNGYYNNTIFHRVIPGFMVQGGGFTADFKQKTAKTPIKNEADNGLRNLRGTISMARTADKDSATSQFFLNVADNAFLDHGQRDFGYAVFGKVVKGMDVVEKISQVQTENVGPYQNVPVKPITILSAKVLP